A single window of Eleginops maclovinus isolate JMC-PN-2008 ecotype Puerto Natales chromosome 19, JC_Emac_rtc_rv5, whole genome shotgun sequence DNA harbors:
- the eml1 gene encoding echinoderm microtubule-associated protein-like 1 isoform X6 encodes MSDCEGLPTDDSASAASSMEVTDRIASLEQRVQMQEDEIQLLKSALADVVRRLNVSEEQQAMGSRRGPTKDPPLMRKSPSAHSNVGKSARPMIATLPLRPTVNNGTIVPKKGTLPSPSGSGSRKDSSSTASKRILYLPLSTVRRANSNEHVGTLSRKDSGDSKGNRTRAGSTGSNSSGKRSDSKQRDPVFNAGMRRVTHCKEEGYVKMFLKGRPVTMYMPKEQVDSYCLEARADLPGNKLKLDWVYGYRGRDCRSNLYLLPTGETVYFIASVVVLFNVDEQLQRHYTGHTDDIKCLAVHPDKITIATGQVAGTSSDGKQLAPHVRVWDSVSLNTLHVLGSGFFDRALVCLAFSKSNGGNTLCVVDDSNDHILSVWDWQREDRLAEVKCSNESVFAVDFHPTDSNILVTCGKSHLYFWNLEKGMLVKKQGLFEKQEKPKFVLCVTFAENGDAITGDSSGNILVWGKGTNRISQVIQGAHEGSIFALCMLRNGTLVSGGKDRRLISWDSSYQQIQTVEVPELFGPIRTIAEGRGESVLIGTTKNYVLQGSLDGEFIPITQGHTDELWGLAVHPSRPQFLTCGYDRQVCLWDSSSHQLIWTKSMEDAAQSAGFHPSGAVVAIGTQTGRWLVLDTDSKDLVTVHTDGNEQLSVVCYGPDGNFMAVGSHDNYIYIYAVAENGRKYSRVGKCSGHSSFITHLDWSVDSQYLVSNSGDYEILYWIPSVCKQVVSVETTRDIEWATHTCTLGFMVFGLWPDGSDGTDINAVCRSSDKSLLVTGDDFGKVHLFSYPCSQFRAASHVYGGHSSHVTNVNFLYDNGYLVSTGGKDMSVMQWRIV; translated from the exons aTGACAGTGCGTCAGCAGCCAGCAGTATGGAGGTCACCGACCGCATCGCCTCCCTGGAGCAGAGGGTCCAGATGCAGGAGGACGAGATCCAGCTGCTTAAGTCCGCTCTGGCCGACGTGGTGCGCCGGCTCAACGTGTCCGAGGAGCAGCAGGCCATGGGCTCACGCAGAGGACCCACCAAAG aCCCTCCTTTGATGAGAAAGTCGCCCTCAGCACACAGCAATGTTGGGAAGTCAG cCAGGCCGATGATTGCCACGCTGCCGTTACGGCCCACAGTAAACAACGGGACCATCGTACCAAAGAAAGGCACTCTGCCCTCCCCATCAGGATCTGGATCCAGGAAGGACAGCAGCTCAACAGCCAGCAAGAG AATTCTCTACCTGCCCCTCAG CACTGTGAGGAGAGCCAACTCAAACGAACATGTGGGAACTCTCTCACGGAAAGATTCGGGCGACTCCAAGGGCAACCGAACTCGCGCCGGATCCACCGGCAGCAATTCCAGCGGGAAAAGAAGTGACAG CAAACAGAGGGATCCAGTGTTCAATGCAG GGATGCGGCGTGTGACCCACTGCAAAG AGGAAGGTTATGTGAAAATGTTCTTGAAGGGTCGTCCCGTCACCATGTACATGCCCAAAGAGCAGGTGGACAGCTACTGCCTGGAGGCCAGAGCCGACCTGCCCGGCAACAAGCTCAAGCTGGACTGGGT TTATGGTTACCGTGGTCGGGACTGTCGCTCCAACCTTTACTTGTTGCCTACCGGAGAGACGGTGTACTTCATCGCCTCGGTCGTCGTCCTGTTCAACGTGGACGAACAGCTGCAGAGACACTACACCGGACACACGGATGACATCAAATG CCTTGCCGTCCACCCCGATAAAATCACCATAGCAACCGGGCAGGTGGCGGGCACTTCTTCGGATGGAAAA cagctGGCTCCTCATGTCCGTGTTTGGGACTCTGTCAGCTTGAACACGCTTCATGTTCTGGGCTCAGGCTTCTTTGACCGAGCCCTGGTCTGCCTGGCTTTCTCTAAGTCG AATGGAGGGAACACTTTGTGTGTCGTGGACGACTCCAATGACCACATCCTCTCTGTCTGGGACTGGCAGAGAGAGGATAGACTGGCTGAGGTCAAG TGCTCCAATGAGTCGGTGTTTGCTGTAGACTTTCATCCGACAGACAGCAACATCTTGGTGACCTGCGGCAAGTCCCATCTCTATTTCTGGAATCTGGAGAAAGGCATGCTGGTCAAGAAGCAAGGACTGTTTGAG AAACAGGAGAAGCCGaagtttgtgttgtgtgtgaccTTTGCAGAAAATGGAGACGCCATCACAGGAGACTCAAGCGGGAACATCCTGGTGTGGGGAAAAG GCACTAATCGTATTAGCCAAGTCATCCAAGGAGCTCACGAGGGCAGCATCTTTGCTCTGTGCATGCTGAGAAATGGCACGCTGGTGTCTGGAGGTAAAGACCGCCGGCTCATCTCATGGGACAGCAGCTACCAGCAGATACAAACTGTCGAG GTGCCTGAGTTGTTCGGTCCCATCCGAACCATAGCAGAGGGCAGAGGGGAGAGCGTGCTCATCGGGACCACTAAGAATTATGTTTTGCAAGGCAGTCTGGATGGAGAATTTATACCTATTACACAG GGTCACACTGACGAGTTGTGGGGTCTGGCTGTGCACCCTTCAAGGCCTCAGTTCCTCACCTGTGGTTATGACAGGCAGGTCTGTCTGTGGGACTCCAGCTCCCATCAGCTCATCTGGACCAAGAGTATGGAG GATGCTGCCCAATCAGCGGGCTTCCACCCATCTGGAGCAGTGGTTGCCATAGGAACCCAAACTGGAAG GTGGCTGGTCCTGGACACGGACTCGAAGGACCTGGTCACGGTGCACACCGACGGAAATGAACAGCTGTCTGTTGTTTGCTATGGGCCAG ATGGTAACTTCATGGCTGTGGGTTCACACGACAACTACATCTACATCTATGCTGTGGCAGAAAATGGGAGGAAGTACAGCCGAGTGGGGAAGTGTTCG GGTCACTCTAGTTTCATCACCCATCTGGACTGGTCCGTGGATTCCCAGTACCTGGTGTCAAACTCAGGGGATTATGAGATACTGTATT gGATCCCATCGGTGTGTAAGCAGGTGGTGAGTGTAGAGACCACCAGAGATATTGAGTGggccacacacacctgcactcTGGGCTTCATGGTCTTTG GCTTGTGGCCCGACGGCTCAGACGGCACCGACATCAACGCTGTCTGCCGGTCCAGTGATAAAAGCCTCCTGGTTACTGGGGACGACTTTGGGAAAGTCCACCTGTTCTCTTACCCCTGTTCGCAGTTCAGG GCTGCCAGCCATGTTTATGGCGGCCACAGCAGTCATGTGACCAACGTGAACTTCCTGTACGACAACGGCTACCTGGTGTCAACTGGTGGGAAAGACATGAGCGTGATGCAGTGGAGGATAGTCTGA
- the eml1 gene encoding echinoderm microtubule-associated protein-like 1 isoform X11, with protein MEDGFSSYSSLYDTSSLLQFCNDDSASAASSMEVTDRIASLEQRVQMQEDEIQLLKSALADVVRRLNVSEEQQAMGSRRGPTKARPMIATLPLRPTVNNGTIVPKKGTLPSPSGSGSRKDSSSTASKSTVRRANSNEHVGTLSRKDSGDSKGNRTRAGSTGSNSSGKRSDSKQRDPVFNAEEGYVKMFLKGRPVTMYMPKEQVDSYCLEARADLPGNKLKLDWVYGYRGRDCRSNLYLLPTGETVYFIASVVVLFNVDEQLQRHYTGHTDDIKCLAVHPDKITIATGQVAGTSSDGKQLAPHVRVWDSVSLNTLHVLGSGFFDRALVCLAFSKSNGGNTLCVVDDSNDHILSVWDWQREDRLAEVKCSNESVFAVDFHPTDSNILVTCGKSHLYFWNLEKGMLVKKQGLFEKQEKPKFVLCVTFAENGDAITGDSSGNILVWGKGTNRISQVIQGAHEGSIFALCMLRNGTLVSGGKDRRLISWDSSYQQIQTVEVPELFGPIRTIAEGRGESVLIGTTKNYVLQGSLDGEFIPITQGHTDELWGLAVHPSRPQFLTCGYDRQVCLWDSSSHQLIWTKSMEDAAQSAGFHPSGAVVAIGTQTGRWLVLDTDSKDLVTVHTDGNEQLSVVCYGPDGNFMAVGSHDNYIYIYAVAENGRKYSRVGKCSGHSSFITHLDWSVDSQYLVSNSGDYEILYWIPSVCKQVVSVETTRDIEWATHTCTLGFMVFGLWPDGSDGTDINAVCRSSDKSLLVTGDDFGKVHLFSYPCSQFRAASHVYGGHSSHVTNVNFLYDNGYLVSTGGKDMSVMQWRIV; from the exons aTGACAGTGCGTCAGCAGCCAGCAGTATGGAGGTCACCGACCGCATCGCCTCCCTGGAGCAGAGGGTCCAGATGCAGGAGGACGAGATCCAGCTGCTTAAGTCCGCTCTGGCCGACGTGGTGCGCCGGCTCAACGTGTCCGAGGAGCAGCAGGCCATGGGCTCACGCAGAGGACCCACCAAAG cCAGGCCGATGATTGCCACGCTGCCGTTACGGCCCACAGTAAACAACGGGACCATCGTACCAAAGAAAGGCACTCTGCCCTCCCCATCAGGATCTGGATCCAGGAAGGACAGCAGCTCAACAGCCAGCAAGAG CACTGTGAGGAGAGCCAACTCAAACGAACATGTGGGAACTCTCTCACGGAAAGATTCGGGCGACTCCAAGGGCAACCGAACTCGCGCCGGATCCACCGGCAGCAATTCCAGCGGGAAAAGAAGTGACAG CAAACAGAGGGATCCAGTGTTCAATGCAG AGGAAGGTTATGTGAAAATGTTCTTGAAGGGTCGTCCCGTCACCATGTACATGCCCAAAGAGCAGGTGGACAGCTACTGCCTGGAGGCCAGAGCCGACCTGCCCGGCAACAAGCTCAAGCTGGACTGGGT TTATGGTTACCGTGGTCGGGACTGTCGCTCCAACCTTTACTTGTTGCCTACCGGAGAGACGGTGTACTTCATCGCCTCGGTCGTCGTCCTGTTCAACGTGGACGAACAGCTGCAGAGACACTACACCGGACACACGGATGACATCAAATG CCTTGCCGTCCACCCCGATAAAATCACCATAGCAACCGGGCAGGTGGCGGGCACTTCTTCGGATGGAAAA cagctGGCTCCTCATGTCCGTGTTTGGGACTCTGTCAGCTTGAACACGCTTCATGTTCTGGGCTCAGGCTTCTTTGACCGAGCCCTGGTCTGCCTGGCTTTCTCTAAGTCG AATGGAGGGAACACTTTGTGTGTCGTGGACGACTCCAATGACCACATCCTCTCTGTCTGGGACTGGCAGAGAGAGGATAGACTGGCTGAGGTCAAG TGCTCCAATGAGTCGGTGTTTGCTGTAGACTTTCATCCGACAGACAGCAACATCTTGGTGACCTGCGGCAAGTCCCATCTCTATTTCTGGAATCTGGAGAAAGGCATGCTGGTCAAGAAGCAAGGACTGTTTGAG AAACAGGAGAAGCCGaagtttgtgttgtgtgtgaccTTTGCAGAAAATGGAGACGCCATCACAGGAGACTCAAGCGGGAACATCCTGGTGTGGGGAAAAG GCACTAATCGTATTAGCCAAGTCATCCAAGGAGCTCACGAGGGCAGCATCTTTGCTCTGTGCATGCTGAGAAATGGCACGCTGGTGTCTGGAGGTAAAGACCGCCGGCTCATCTCATGGGACAGCAGCTACCAGCAGATACAAACTGTCGAG GTGCCTGAGTTGTTCGGTCCCATCCGAACCATAGCAGAGGGCAGAGGGGAGAGCGTGCTCATCGGGACCACTAAGAATTATGTTTTGCAAGGCAGTCTGGATGGAGAATTTATACCTATTACACAG GGTCACACTGACGAGTTGTGGGGTCTGGCTGTGCACCCTTCAAGGCCTCAGTTCCTCACCTGTGGTTATGACAGGCAGGTCTGTCTGTGGGACTCCAGCTCCCATCAGCTCATCTGGACCAAGAGTATGGAG GATGCTGCCCAATCAGCGGGCTTCCACCCATCTGGAGCAGTGGTTGCCATAGGAACCCAAACTGGAAG GTGGCTGGTCCTGGACACGGACTCGAAGGACCTGGTCACGGTGCACACCGACGGAAATGAACAGCTGTCTGTTGTTTGCTATGGGCCAG ATGGTAACTTCATGGCTGTGGGTTCACACGACAACTACATCTACATCTATGCTGTGGCAGAAAATGGGAGGAAGTACAGCCGAGTGGGGAAGTGTTCG GGTCACTCTAGTTTCATCACCCATCTGGACTGGTCCGTGGATTCCCAGTACCTGGTGTCAAACTCAGGGGATTATGAGATACTGTATT gGATCCCATCGGTGTGTAAGCAGGTGGTGAGTGTAGAGACCACCAGAGATATTGAGTGggccacacacacctgcactcTGGGCTTCATGGTCTTTG GCTTGTGGCCCGACGGCTCAGACGGCACCGACATCAACGCTGTCTGCCGGTCCAGTGATAAAAGCCTCCTGGTTACTGGGGACGACTTTGGGAAAGTCCACCTGTTCTCTTACCCCTGTTCGCAGTTCAGG GCTGCCAGCCATGTTTATGGCGGCCACAGCAGTCATGTGACCAACGTGAACTTCCTGTACGACAACGGCTACCTGGTGTCAACTGGTGGGAAAGACATGAGCGTGATGCAGTGGAGGATAGTCTGA
- the eml1 gene encoding echinoderm microtubule-associated protein-like 1 isoform X10 — MEDGFSSYSSLYDTSSLLQFCNDDSASAASSMEVTDRIASLEQRVQMQEDEIQLLKSALADVVRRLNVSEEQQAMGSRRGPTKARPMIATLPLRPTVNNGTIVPKKGTLPSPSGSGSRKDSSSTASKSTVRRANSNEHVGTLSRKDSGDSKGNRTRAGSTGSNSSGKRSDSKQRDPVFNAGMRRVTHCKEEGYVKMFLKGRPVTMYMPKEQVDSYCLEARADLPGNKLKLDWVYGYRGRDCRSNLYLLPTGETVYFIASVVVLFNVDEQLQRHYTGHTDDIKCLAVHPDKITIATGQVAGTSSDGKQLAPHVRVWDSVSLNTLHVLGSGFFDRALVCLAFSKSNGGNTLCVVDDSNDHILSVWDWQREDRLAEVKCSNESVFAVDFHPTDSNILVTCGKSHLYFWNLEKGMLVKKQGLFEKQEKPKFVLCVTFAENGDAITGDSSGNILVWGKGTNRISQVIQGAHEGSIFALCMLRNGTLVSGGKDRRLISWDSSYQQIQTVEVPELFGPIRTIAEGRGESVLIGTTKNYVLQGSLDGEFIPITQGHTDELWGLAVHPSRPQFLTCGYDRQVCLWDSSSHQLIWTKSMEDAAQSAGFHPSGAVVAIGTQTGRWLVLDTDSKDLVTVHTDGNEQLSVVCYGPDGNFMAVGSHDNYIYIYAVAENGRKYSRVGKCSGHSSFITHLDWSVDSQYLVSNSGDYEILYWIPSVCKQVVSVETTRDIEWATHTCTLGFMVFGLWPDGSDGTDINAVCRSSDKSLLVTGDDFGKVHLFSYPCSQFRAASHVYGGHSSHVTNVNFLYDNGYLVSTGGKDMSVMQWRIV, encoded by the exons aTGACAGTGCGTCAGCAGCCAGCAGTATGGAGGTCACCGACCGCATCGCCTCCCTGGAGCAGAGGGTCCAGATGCAGGAGGACGAGATCCAGCTGCTTAAGTCCGCTCTGGCCGACGTGGTGCGCCGGCTCAACGTGTCCGAGGAGCAGCAGGCCATGGGCTCACGCAGAGGACCCACCAAAG cCAGGCCGATGATTGCCACGCTGCCGTTACGGCCCACAGTAAACAACGGGACCATCGTACCAAAGAAAGGCACTCTGCCCTCCCCATCAGGATCTGGATCCAGGAAGGACAGCAGCTCAACAGCCAGCAAGAG CACTGTGAGGAGAGCCAACTCAAACGAACATGTGGGAACTCTCTCACGGAAAGATTCGGGCGACTCCAAGGGCAACCGAACTCGCGCCGGATCCACCGGCAGCAATTCCAGCGGGAAAAGAAGTGACAG CAAACAGAGGGATCCAGTGTTCAATGCAG GGATGCGGCGTGTGACCCACTGCAAAG AGGAAGGTTATGTGAAAATGTTCTTGAAGGGTCGTCCCGTCACCATGTACATGCCCAAAGAGCAGGTGGACAGCTACTGCCTGGAGGCCAGAGCCGACCTGCCCGGCAACAAGCTCAAGCTGGACTGGGT TTATGGTTACCGTGGTCGGGACTGTCGCTCCAACCTTTACTTGTTGCCTACCGGAGAGACGGTGTACTTCATCGCCTCGGTCGTCGTCCTGTTCAACGTGGACGAACAGCTGCAGAGACACTACACCGGACACACGGATGACATCAAATG CCTTGCCGTCCACCCCGATAAAATCACCATAGCAACCGGGCAGGTGGCGGGCACTTCTTCGGATGGAAAA cagctGGCTCCTCATGTCCGTGTTTGGGACTCTGTCAGCTTGAACACGCTTCATGTTCTGGGCTCAGGCTTCTTTGACCGAGCCCTGGTCTGCCTGGCTTTCTCTAAGTCG AATGGAGGGAACACTTTGTGTGTCGTGGACGACTCCAATGACCACATCCTCTCTGTCTGGGACTGGCAGAGAGAGGATAGACTGGCTGAGGTCAAG TGCTCCAATGAGTCGGTGTTTGCTGTAGACTTTCATCCGACAGACAGCAACATCTTGGTGACCTGCGGCAAGTCCCATCTCTATTTCTGGAATCTGGAGAAAGGCATGCTGGTCAAGAAGCAAGGACTGTTTGAG AAACAGGAGAAGCCGaagtttgtgttgtgtgtgaccTTTGCAGAAAATGGAGACGCCATCACAGGAGACTCAAGCGGGAACATCCTGGTGTGGGGAAAAG GCACTAATCGTATTAGCCAAGTCATCCAAGGAGCTCACGAGGGCAGCATCTTTGCTCTGTGCATGCTGAGAAATGGCACGCTGGTGTCTGGAGGTAAAGACCGCCGGCTCATCTCATGGGACAGCAGCTACCAGCAGATACAAACTGTCGAG GTGCCTGAGTTGTTCGGTCCCATCCGAACCATAGCAGAGGGCAGAGGGGAGAGCGTGCTCATCGGGACCACTAAGAATTATGTTTTGCAAGGCAGTCTGGATGGAGAATTTATACCTATTACACAG GGTCACACTGACGAGTTGTGGGGTCTGGCTGTGCACCCTTCAAGGCCTCAGTTCCTCACCTGTGGTTATGACAGGCAGGTCTGTCTGTGGGACTCCAGCTCCCATCAGCTCATCTGGACCAAGAGTATGGAG GATGCTGCCCAATCAGCGGGCTTCCACCCATCTGGAGCAGTGGTTGCCATAGGAACCCAAACTGGAAG GTGGCTGGTCCTGGACACGGACTCGAAGGACCTGGTCACGGTGCACACCGACGGAAATGAACAGCTGTCTGTTGTTTGCTATGGGCCAG ATGGTAACTTCATGGCTGTGGGTTCACACGACAACTACATCTACATCTATGCTGTGGCAGAAAATGGGAGGAAGTACAGCCGAGTGGGGAAGTGTTCG GGTCACTCTAGTTTCATCACCCATCTGGACTGGTCCGTGGATTCCCAGTACCTGGTGTCAAACTCAGGGGATTATGAGATACTGTATT gGATCCCATCGGTGTGTAAGCAGGTGGTGAGTGTAGAGACCACCAGAGATATTGAGTGggccacacacacctgcactcTGGGCTTCATGGTCTTTG GCTTGTGGCCCGACGGCTCAGACGGCACCGACATCAACGCTGTCTGCCGGTCCAGTGATAAAAGCCTCCTGGTTACTGGGGACGACTTTGGGAAAGTCCACCTGTTCTCTTACCCCTGTTCGCAGTTCAGG GCTGCCAGCCATGTTTATGGCGGCCACAGCAGTCATGTGACCAACGTGAACTTCCTGTACGACAACGGCTACCTGGTGTCAACTGGTGGGAAAGACATGAGCGTGATGCAGTGGAGGATAGTCTGA
- the eml1 gene encoding echinoderm microtubule-associated protein-like 1 isoform X9 — protein MEDGFSSYSSLYDTSSLLQFCNDDSASAASSMEVTDRIASLEQRVQMQEDEIQLLKSALADVVRRLNVSEEQQAMGSRRGPTKARPMIATLPLRPTVNNGTIVPKKGTLPSPSGSGSRKDSSSTASKRILYLPLSTVRRANSNEHVGTLSRKDSGDSKGNRTRAGSTGSNSSGKRSDSKQRDPVFNAGMRRVTHCKEEGYVKMFLKGRPVTMYMPKEQVDSYCLEARADLPGNKLKLDWVYGYRGRDCRSNLYLLPTGETVYFIASVVVLFNVDEQLQRHYTGHTDDIKCLAVHPDKITIATGQVAGTSSDGKLAPHVRVWDSVSLNTLHVLGSGFFDRALVCLAFSKSNGGNTLCVVDDSNDHILSVWDWQREDRLAEVKCSNESVFAVDFHPTDSNILVTCGKSHLYFWNLEKGMLVKKQGLFEKQEKPKFVLCVTFAENGDAITGDSSGNILVWGKGTNRISQVIQGAHEGSIFALCMLRNGTLVSGGKDRRLISWDSSYQQIQTVEVPELFGPIRTIAEGRGESVLIGTTKNYVLQGSLDGEFIPITQGHTDELWGLAVHPSRPQFLTCGYDRQVCLWDSSSHQLIWTKSMEDAAQSAGFHPSGAVVAIGTQTGRWLVLDTDSKDLVTVHTDGNEQLSVVCYGPDGNFMAVGSHDNYIYIYAVAENGRKYSRVGKCSGHSSFITHLDWSVDSQYLVSNSGDYEILYWIPSVCKQVVSVETTRDIEWATHTCTLGFMVFGLWPDGSDGTDINAVCRSSDKSLLVTGDDFGKVHLFSYPCSQFRAASHVYGGHSSHVTNVNFLYDNGYLVSTGGKDMSVMQWRIV, from the exons aTGACAGTGCGTCAGCAGCCAGCAGTATGGAGGTCACCGACCGCATCGCCTCCCTGGAGCAGAGGGTCCAGATGCAGGAGGACGAGATCCAGCTGCTTAAGTCCGCTCTGGCCGACGTGGTGCGCCGGCTCAACGTGTCCGAGGAGCAGCAGGCCATGGGCTCACGCAGAGGACCCACCAAAG cCAGGCCGATGATTGCCACGCTGCCGTTACGGCCCACAGTAAACAACGGGACCATCGTACCAAAGAAAGGCACTCTGCCCTCCCCATCAGGATCTGGATCCAGGAAGGACAGCAGCTCAACAGCCAGCAAGAG AATTCTCTACCTGCCCCTCAG CACTGTGAGGAGAGCCAACTCAAACGAACATGTGGGAACTCTCTCACGGAAAGATTCGGGCGACTCCAAGGGCAACCGAACTCGCGCCGGATCCACCGGCAGCAATTCCAGCGGGAAAAGAAGTGACAG CAAACAGAGGGATCCAGTGTTCAATGCAG GGATGCGGCGTGTGACCCACTGCAAAG AGGAAGGTTATGTGAAAATGTTCTTGAAGGGTCGTCCCGTCACCATGTACATGCCCAAAGAGCAGGTGGACAGCTACTGCCTGGAGGCCAGAGCCGACCTGCCCGGCAACAAGCTCAAGCTGGACTGGGT TTATGGTTACCGTGGTCGGGACTGTCGCTCCAACCTTTACTTGTTGCCTACCGGAGAGACGGTGTACTTCATCGCCTCGGTCGTCGTCCTGTTCAACGTGGACGAACAGCTGCAGAGACACTACACCGGACACACGGATGACATCAAATG CCTTGCCGTCCACCCCGATAAAATCACCATAGCAACCGGGCAGGTGGCGGGCACTTCTTCGGATGGAAAA ctGGCTCCTCATGTCCGTGTTTGGGACTCTGTCAGCTTGAACACGCTTCATGTTCTGGGCTCAGGCTTCTTTGACCGAGCCCTGGTCTGCCTGGCTTTCTCTAAGTCG AATGGAGGGAACACTTTGTGTGTCGTGGACGACTCCAATGACCACATCCTCTCTGTCTGGGACTGGCAGAGAGAGGATAGACTGGCTGAGGTCAAG TGCTCCAATGAGTCGGTGTTTGCTGTAGACTTTCATCCGACAGACAGCAACATCTTGGTGACCTGCGGCAAGTCCCATCTCTATTTCTGGAATCTGGAGAAAGGCATGCTGGTCAAGAAGCAAGGACTGTTTGAG AAACAGGAGAAGCCGaagtttgtgttgtgtgtgaccTTTGCAGAAAATGGAGACGCCATCACAGGAGACTCAAGCGGGAACATCCTGGTGTGGGGAAAAG GCACTAATCGTATTAGCCAAGTCATCCAAGGAGCTCACGAGGGCAGCATCTTTGCTCTGTGCATGCTGAGAAATGGCACGCTGGTGTCTGGAGGTAAAGACCGCCGGCTCATCTCATGGGACAGCAGCTACCAGCAGATACAAACTGTCGAG GTGCCTGAGTTGTTCGGTCCCATCCGAACCATAGCAGAGGGCAGAGGGGAGAGCGTGCTCATCGGGACCACTAAGAATTATGTTTTGCAAGGCAGTCTGGATGGAGAATTTATACCTATTACACAG GGTCACACTGACGAGTTGTGGGGTCTGGCTGTGCACCCTTCAAGGCCTCAGTTCCTCACCTGTGGTTATGACAGGCAGGTCTGTCTGTGGGACTCCAGCTCCCATCAGCTCATCTGGACCAAGAGTATGGAG GATGCTGCCCAATCAGCGGGCTTCCACCCATCTGGAGCAGTGGTTGCCATAGGAACCCAAACTGGAAG GTGGCTGGTCCTGGACACGGACTCGAAGGACCTGGTCACGGTGCACACCGACGGAAATGAACAGCTGTCTGTTGTTTGCTATGGGCCAG ATGGTAACTTCATGGCTGTGGGTTCACACGACAACTACATCTACATCTATGCTGTGGCAGAAAATGGGAGGAAGTACAGCCGAGTGGGGAAGTGTTCG GGTCACTCTAGTTTCATCACCCATCTGGACTGGTCCGTGGATTCCCAGTACCTGGTGTCAAACTCAGGGGATTATGAGATACTGTATT gGATCCCATCGGTGTGTAAGCAGGTGGTGAGTGTAGAGACCACCAGAGATATTGAGTGggccacacacacctgcactcTGGGCTTCATGGTCTTTG GCTTGTGGCCCGACGGCTCAGACGGCACCGACATCAACGCTGTCTGCCGGTCCAGTGATAAAAGCCTCCTGGTTACTGGGGACGACTTTGGGAAAGTCCACCTGTTCTCTTACCCCTGTTCGCAGTTCAGG GCTGCCAGCCATGTTTATGGCGGCCACAGCAGTCATGTGACCAACGTGAACTTCCTGTACGACAACGGCTACCTGGTGTCAACTGGTGGGAAAGACATGAGCGTGATGCAGTGGAGGATAGTCTGA